In Cololabis saira isolate AMF1-May2022 chromosome 10, fColSai1.1, whole genome shotgun sequence, a single window of DNA contains:
- the pask gene encoding PAS domain-containing serine/threonine-protein kinase isoform X3, with protein MSTETPFSANKISRDKGQTICSVRALSTGRVEDDFDLNKSYPCTITSTYKESLLALQRRLYPASVTGEHLDVSISMATRKHQLRSLLPGSQVYADSLPHLSTESGEDKGLISLLISGDFDLLGYPSVLNPNKAILTVSHKTREILSANEEASKLFEYSSNELIGKKLTSILKNPRKVLQEAFEDDYPLPGGNVTPFSAKVVDAVTLSGEVPVSVYTCRQSLNEEHWLVIMESVERVSAFLSFSQDGSILACDWAFAHLHGYNHPEDLKGVPVKELIPSLQIPLHSHAFSKMLQIQRVCGKSREGASLPLWVKLRGRVLCGNSQLHNNKYDCLTTGDGVEHSNEEHKQPSPPLMSPVSKRGALTSKFCDQLHEGKVDSVSPGPAFEYSGTVWAFVPSSGLLLLCPDGSIFSIQNHLALRLFGYSKDELLGKSVTFLMPGFYGSMDEADGKAGSLNASHVGAEKSPASSKISGKYDPSSLVAGDMAMVQQAIQGRTSTGRGRIFTNGGTMLEKPGSVLSAFSPPAVTSTRMIVANDTAELLEEAARVAPCSSLLGSADTTQSLLKTFTLVEPPDVDTYCLVATESSLHDVEDQRTNMVQKSNAPTIHIIPDTPAQDRHAADRIDGNRSDPGEDQHVCASVFHDSSFEVISMESRSSSGFCEKFAGHGGSCPAKAESSQSVDIVDSASCYLDININGDLVTQNLAELDLNSSLELLSDGECNNDNQHSMISCDTAELLRTPSPCVVESDLESEYAEVTPAAVEPKNISSGELEKDHGEQEQWGSVSAIHRRSRQEGSIQANGDIPATSTPKKPQMNGQKLPSHSAQILEGRFEGCGYHRDGTRVDVQFNVHKTELPDGTFMFYVWMRGSGHQRSLSQADQSLNNQSGVSLEERLCEASQVQALRSTLDFEHSRACDGQFEEEYQLIKAIGKGAFGFVWTAIRRGDGQEVIVKFISKSRIVDDCWVDDPMLGRVSQEIAILTRVQHHNIVKVVEVFENGSYFQMVMEKHGEGLDLFEFIDKQPRLDEPLASYIFRQLVAAVFYLRAKNILHRDIKDENIIIEKCFHIRLIDFGSAAVLTPGKLFYNFCGTLEYCSPEVLQGNPYEGPELEMWSLGVLLYTLLFSENPFCDVGEILDAKLKPPFSISPELHGVLSGLLHRNPTKRMTLDHLLLEPWISQPISLAEYSWTEVVPETASFSGAPQHQESSPKAFKRTNLFPDHGEETLPEDEEEEDEDERLSMVALETELQKYLCED; from the exons ATGTCGACTGAAACTCCATTTTCGGCCAACAAAATCAGCCGAGATAAAGGGCAGACTATTTGTTCGGTACGAGCTCTATCCACCGGTCGTGTGGAGGATGATTTTGACCTAAATAAGTCTTATCCGTGTACTATAACATCGACGTACAAGGAGAGCCTGTTGGCGTTGCAGCGACGTCTTTATCCTGCCTCCGTCACCG GTGAGCATTTGGATGTGTCTATCTCCATGGCAACAAGGAAACATCAACTACGCAGcttacttcctggttcccaggTTTATGCTGACTCTCTGCCTCACCTGTCCACTGAGTCTGGGGAAGACAAGGGCCTCATCAGTCTGCTTATTTCAGGAGATTTTGATCTATTAGGGTATCCATCCGTCCTAAATCCAAACAAAGCAATTCTGACTGTTTCCCATAAAACCAGAGAG ATTTTGTCAGCAAATGAAGAGGCGAGTAAACTGTTTGAATACTCGAGCAATGAACTGATCGGAAAGAAGCTGACTTCTATTTTAAAGAATCCTCGTAAGGTCCTGCAAGAAGCATTTGAAGATGATTATCCACTACCCGGTGGAAATGTTACGCCTTTTTCTGCAAAAGTG GTTGATGCAGTGACATTGTCTGGAGAGGTGCCAGTATCAGTGTATACCTGCAGACAATCATTAAATGAAGAACACTGGCTTGTTATTATGGAAAGTGTGGAGAGGGTATCGGCTTTTTTGTCCTTTTCACAAGAT GGCAGTATTTTAGCCTGTGATTGGGCATTTGCCCATCTCCACGGATATAACCACCCAGAGGATTTAAAAGGAGTGCCTGTTAAGGAATTAATCCCATCTTTACAAATCCCCCTGCACAGCCATGCATTTTCCAAA ATGCTGCAGATTCAGAGAGTATGTGGCAAAAGCAGAGAAGGTGCATCACTTCCACTCTGGGTAAAACTTCGGGGCAGAGTGCTATGTGGAAACTCCCAGCTCCACAACAATAAGTATGATTGCCTAACCACAGGAGATGGTGTTGAGCATTCAAATGAAGAGCATAAGCAGCCAAGCCCCCCTCTCATGTCCCCTGTGAGCAAGAGAGGAGCTTTAACCTCCAAGTTCTGTGATCAGCTTCATG AAGGCAAAGTGGACAGCGTCTCTCCCGGCCCAGCATTCGAATATTCTGGAACAGTCTGGGCATTTGTTCCTTCAAGCGGCCTTCTTCTCCTGTGTCCTGATGGCTCGATCTTCAGCATCCAAAACCATCTGGCCCTCAGGCTGTTTGGCTACAGCAAAGACGAGCTGCTGGGAAAG agtgTCACTTTCCTTATGCCTGGTTTCTATGGATCGATGGATGAGGCAGACGGAAAGGCCGGCTCCCTCAATGCATCTCACGTAGGAGCAGAAAAAAGTCCAGCCTCGTCAAAAATATCAGGaaaatatg ATCCTTCCTCCCTGGTGGCAGGGGACATGGCCATGGTGCAGCAAGCTATTCAGGGACGGACTTCAACAGGAAGAGGCAGGATCTTCACTAACGGTGGTACCATGCTGGAAAAACCGGGCAGTGTTCTCTCTGCCTTCTCTCCTCCCGCAGTCACCTCCACACGTATGATTGT GGCCAATGATACTGCTGAGCTGTTGGAGGAAGCAGCCCGGGTAGCTCCCTGCAGCAGCCTGCTGGGCAGTGCAGATACCACCCAGTCACTTCTTAAGACATTTACCTTGGTGGAACCTCCAGATGTCGACACCTATTGCCTGGTTGCTACTGAATCATCACTTCATGACGTAGAAGATCAGAGGACCAATATGGttcagaaaagtaatgctccTACCATCCACATCATCCCTG ACACTCCTGCTCAGGATAGACATGCTGCAGACAGGATAGATGGAAACCGTTCTGATCCAGGAGAAGACCAGCATGTGTGTGCCTCCGTCTTTCATGACTCAAGTTTTGAGGTCATCTCAATGGAGAGCAG ATCATCCTCTGGCTTCTGTGAGAAGTTTGCAGGCCATGGTGGTTCTTGTCCTGCTAAGGCAGAGTCCTCGCAATCGGTCGACATTGTTGACTCGGCCAGCTGCTACCTGGACATCAACATCAATGGCGATCTGGTCACCCAGAACCTAGCTGAACTAGATCTGAACAGTAGTTTAGAGCTGCTCAGTGACGGCGAGTGCAACAATGATAACCAACACTCCATGATATCTTGCGATACAGCGGAGCTTCTGCGGACACCTTCCCCTTGTGTTGTAGAGTCAGACTTGGAATCAGAGTACGCTGAGGTTACACCTGCTGCTGTGGAACCCAAGAACATATCAAGTGGGGAACTAGAAAAGGACCACGGCGAGCAAGAGCAGTGGGGATCTGTGTCTGCAATTCATAGAAGAAGCAGACAAGAGGGCTCCATACAAGCAAATGGTGACATCCCTGCCACATCAACACCTAAGAAACCGCAGATGAATGGGCAGAAATTGCCTTCACACAGTGCACAGATTTTGGAGGGACGGTTTGAAGGATGTGGATACCACAGAGATGGCACAAGAGTAG ATGTGCAGTTCAACGTGCACAAGACTGAACTTCCTGATGGAACCTTCATGTTCTACGTGTGGATGAGAGGGTCTGGCCACCAGAGAAGTTTGTCGCAAGCAGATCAGTCACTTAATAACCAGTCAGGAGTTAGTTTAGAAGAG AGGCTTTGTGAGGCCAGCCAAGTTCAAGCATTGCGCTCCACACTCGACTTCGAGCATTCTCGGGCCTGTGATGGACAGTTTGAAGAGGAGTACCAACTGATCAAAGCAATTGGTAAAGGAGCCTTTGGTTTCGTCTGGACGGCAATAAGACGTGGCGATGGACAAGAA GTAATAGTGAAGTTCATTAGCAAGTCCAGGATAGTGGACGACTGCTGGGTAGATGACCCCATGCTGGGCAGAGTGAGCCAGGAAATTGCCATACTGACACGAGTGCAGCATCATAACATTGTCAAG GTGGTGGAGGTGTTTGAGAATGGAAGTTACTTCCAAATGGTGATGGAGAAACATGGAGAGGGTTTGGACCTTTTTGAATTCATAGACAAACAACCAAGACTGGATGAGCCCTTGGCCAGCTACATCTTCAGACAG cttgTGGCAGCTGTATTCTACCTGAGAGCCAAGAACATCCTTCACAGGGACATTAAAGATGAAAACATCATAATTGAAAAGTGTTTTCACATTCGACTGATAGATTTTGGCTCTGCTGCAGTACTGACTCCCGGGAAGCTCTTTTACAATTTCTGTGGAACATTGGAATACTGCTCACCAGAGGTTCTCCAGGGAAATCC ATATGAGGGTCCAGAGCTGGAGATGTGGTCTCTCGGCGTTTTGCTGTACACTCTGCTGTTCAGTGAGAACCCTTTCTGTGACGTGGGAGAGATCCTGGATGCCAAATTAAAACCACCATTCTCCATTTCTCCAG AGCTGCATGGTGTGTTATCTGGACTGCTGCACCGTAATCCCACAAAGAGGATGACTTTAGACCATCTCCTGTTGGAGCCCTGGATCAGTCAGCCCATTTCTCTGGCGGAGTACAGCTGGACTGAGGTGGTTCCTGAAACTGCAAGCTTCT CAGGTGCACCACAGCATCAAGAATCCAGTCCAAAGGCGTTCAAAAGAACAAACTTATTCCCAGATCACGGAGAGGAGACGCTGcctgaggatgaagaggaggaagatgaggatgaGAGGTTGTCAATGGTGGCACTAGAAACTGAGCTCCAGAAATACCTATGTGAAGATTAA
- the pask gene encoding PAS domain-containing serine/threonine-protein kinase isoform X4 codes for MSTETPFSANKISRDKGQTICSVRALSTGRVEDDFDLNKSYPCTITSTYKESLLALQRRLYPASVTGEHLDVSISMATRKHQLRSLLPGSQVYADSLPHLSTESGEDKGLISLLISGDFDLLGYPSVLNPNKAILTVSHKTREILSANEEASKLFEYSSNELIGKKLTSILKNPRKVLQEAFEDDYPLPGGNVTPFSAKVVDAVTLSGEVPVSVYTCRQSLNEEHWLVIMESVERVSAFLSFSQDGSILACDWAFAHLHGYNHPEDLKGVPVKELIPSLQIPLHSHAFSKMLQIQRVCGKSREGASLPLWVKLRGRVLCGNSQLHNNKYDCLTTGDGVEHSNEEHKQPSPPLMSPVSKRGALTSKFCDQLHEGKVDSVSPGPAFEYSGTVWAFVPSSGLLLLCPDGSIFSIQNHLALRLFGYSKDELLGKSVTFLMPGFYGSMDEADGKAGSLNASHVGAEKSPASSKISGKYDPSSLVAGDMAMVQQAIQGRTSTGRGRIFTNGGTMLEKPGSVLSAFSPPAVTSTRMIVANDTAELLEEAARVAPCSSLLGSADTTQSLLKTFTLVEPPDVDTYCLVATESSLHDVEDQRTNMVQKSNAPTIHIIPDTPAQDRHAADRIDGNRSDPGEDQHVCASVFHDSSFEVISMESRSSSGFCEKFAGHGGSCPAKAESSQSVDIVDSASCYLDININGDLVTQNLAELDLNSSLELLSDGECNNDNQHSMISCDTAELLRTPSPCVVESDLESEYAEVTPAAVEPKNISSGELEKDHGEQEQWGSVSAIHRRSRQEGSIQANGDIPATSTPKKPQMNGQKLPSHSAQILEGRFEGCGYHRDGTRVDVQFNVHKTELPDGTFMFYVWMRGSGHQRSLSQADQSLNNQSGVSLEERLCEASQVQALRSTLDFEHSRACDGQFEEEYQLIKAIGKGAFGFVWTAIRRGDGQEVIVKFISKSRIVDDCWVDDPMLGRVSQEIAILTRVQHHNIVKVVEVFENGSYFQMVMEKHGEGLDLFEFIDKQPRLDEPLASYIFRQLVAAVFYLRAKNILHRDIKDENIIIEKCFHIRLIDFGSAAVLTPGKLFYNFCGTLEYCSPEVLQGNPYEGPELEMWSLGVLLYTLLFSENPFCDVGEILDAKLKPPFSISPELHGVLSGLLHRNPTKRMTLDHLLLEPWISQPISLAEYSWTEVVPETASFCAPQHQESSPKAFKRTNLFPDHGEETLPEDEEEEDEDERLSMVALETELQKYLCED; via the exons ATGTCGACTGAAACTCCATTTTCGGCCAACAAAATCAGCCGAGATAAAGGGCAGACTATTTGTTCGGTACGAGCTCTATCCACCGGTCGTGTGGAGGATGATTTTGACCTAAATAAGTCTTATCCGTGTACTATAACATCGACGTACAAGGAGAGCCTGTTGGCGTTGCAGCGACGTCTTTATCCTGCCTCCGTCACCG GTGAGCATTTGGATGTGTCTATCTCCATGGCAACAAGGAAACATCAACTACGCAGcttacttcctggttcccaggTTTATGCTGACTCTCTGCCTCACCTGTCCACTGAGTCTGGGGAAGACAAGGGCCTCATCAGTCTGCTTATTTCAGGAGATTTTGATCTATTAGGGTATCCATCCGTCCTAAATCCAAACAAAGCAATTCTGACTGTTTCCCATAAAACCAGAGAG ATTTTGTCAGCAAATGAAGAGGCGAGTAAACTGTTTGAATACTCGAGCAATGAACTGATCGGAAAGAAGCTGACTTCTATTTTAAAGAATCCTCGTAAGGTCCTGCAAGAAGCATTTGAAGATGATTATCCACTACCCGGTGGAAATGTTACGCCTTTTTCTGCAAAAGTG GTTGATGCAGTGACATTGTCTGGAGAGGTGCCAGTATCAGTGTATACCTGCAGACAATCATTAAATGAAGAACACTGGCTTGTTATTATGGAAAGTGTGGAGAGGGTATCGGCTTTTTTGTCCTTTTCACAAGAT GGCAGTATTTTAGCCTGTGATTGGGCATTTGCCCATCTCCACGGATATAACCACCCAGAGGATTTAAAAGGAGTGCCTGTTAAGGAATTAATCCCATCTTTACAAATCCCCCTGCACAGCCATGCATTTTCCAAA ATGCTGCAGATTCAGAGAGTATGTGGCAAAAGCAGAGAAGGTGCATCACTTCCACTCTGGGTAAAACTTCGGGGCAGAGTGCTATGTGGAAACTCCCAGCTCCACAACAATAAGTATGATTGCCTAACCACAGGAGATGGTGTTGAGCATTCAAATGAAGAGCATAAGCAGCCAAGCCCCCCTCTCATGTCCCCTGTGAGCAAGAGAGGAGCTTTAACCTCCAAGTTCTGTGATCAGCTTCATG AAGGCAAAGTGGACAGCGTCTCTCCCGGCCCAGCATTCGAATATTCTGGAACAGTCTGGGCATTTGTTCCTTCAAGCGGCCTTCTTCTCCTGTGTCCTGATGGCTCGATCTTCAGCATCCAAAACCATCTGGCCCTCAGGCTGTTTGGCTACAGCAAAGACGAGCTGCTGGGAAAG agtgTCACTTTCCTTATGCCTGGTTTCTATGGATCGATGGATGAGGCAGACGGAAAGGCCGGCTCCCTCAATGCATCTCACGTAGGAGCAGAAAAAAGTCCAGCCTCGTCAAAAATATCAGGaaaatatg ATCCTTCCTCCCTGGTGGCAGGGGACATGGCCATGGTGCAGCAAGCTATTCAGGGACGGACTTCAACAGGAAGAGGCAGGATCTTCACTAACGGTGGTACCATGCTGGAAAAACCGGGCAGTGTTCTCTCTGCCTTCTCTCCTCCCGCAGTCACCTCCACACGTATGATTGT GGCCAATGATACTGCTGAGCTGTTGGAGGAAGCAGCCCGGGTAGCTCCCTGCAGCAGCCTGCTGGGCAGTGCAGATACCACCCAGTCACTTCTTAAGACATTTACCTTGGTGGAACCTCCAGATGTCGACACCTATTGCCTGGTTGCTACTGAATCATCACTTCATGACGTAGAAGATCAGAGGACCAATATGGttcagaaaagtaatgctccTACCATCCACATCATCCCTG ACACTCCTGCTCAGGATAGACATGCTGCAGACAGGATAGATGGAAACCGTTCTGATCCAGGAGAAGACCAGCATGTGTGTGCCTCCGTCTTTCATGACTCAAGTTTTGAGGTCATCTCAATGGAGAGCAG ATCATCCTCTGGCTTCTGTGAGAAGTTTGCAGGCCATGGTGGTTCTTGTCCTGCTAAGGCAGAGTCCTCGCAATCGGTCGACATTGTTGACTCGGCCAGCTGCTACCTGGACATCAACATCAATGGCGATCTGGTCACCCAGAACCTAGCTGAACTAGATCTGAACAGTAGTTTAGAGCTGCTCAGTGACGGCGAGTGCAACAATGATAACCAACACTCCATGATATCTTGCGATACAGCGGAGCTTCTGCGGACACCTTCCCCTTGTGTTGTAGAGTCAGACTTGGAATCAGAGTACGCTGAGGTTACACCTGCTGCTGTGGAACCCAAGAACATATCAAGTGGGGAACTAGAAAAGGACCACGGCGAGCAAGAGCAGTGGGGATCTGTGTCTGCAATTCATAGAAGAAGCAGACAAGAGGGCTCCATACAAGCAAATGGTGACATCCCTGCCACATCAACACCTAAGAAACCGCAGATGAATGGGCAGAAATTGCCTTCACACAGTGCACAGATTTTGGAGGGACGGTTTGAAGGATGTGGATACCACAGAGATGGCACAAGAGTAG ATGTGCAGTTCAACGTGCACAAGACTGAACTTCCTGATGGAACCTTCATGTTCTACGTGTGGATGAGAGGGTCTGGCCACCAGAGAAGTTTGTCGCAAGCAGATCAGTCACTTAATAACCAGTCAGGAGTTAGTTTAGAAGAG AGGCTTTGTGAGGCCAGCCAAGTTCAAGCATTGCGCTCCACACTCGACTTCGAGCATTCTCGGGCCTGTGATGGACAGTTTGAAGAGGAGTACCAACTGATCAAAGCAATTGGTAAAGGAGCCTTTGGTTTCGTCTGGACGGCAATAAGACGTGGCGATGGACAAGAA GTAATAGTGAAGTTCATTAGCAAGTCCAGGATAGTGGACGACTGCTGGGTAGATGACCCCATGCTGGGCAGAGTGAGCCAGGAAATTGCCATACTGACACGAGTGCAGCATCATAACATTGTCAAG GTGGTGGAGGTGTTTGAGAATGGAAGTTACTTCCAAATGGTGATGGAGAAACATGGAGAGGGTTTGGACCTTTTTGAATTCATAGACAAACAACCAAGACTGGATGAGCCCTTGGCCAGCTACATCTTCAGACAG cttgTGGCAGCTGTATTCTACCTGAGAGCCAAGAACATCCTTCACAGGGACATTAAAGATGAAAACATCATAATTGAAAAGTGTTTTCACATTCGACTGATAGATTTTGGCTCTGCTGCAGTACTGACTCCCGGGAAGCTCTTTTACAATTTCTGTGGAACATTGGAATACTGCTCACCAGAGGTTCTCCAGGGAAATCC ATATGAGGGTCCAGAGCTGGAGATGTGGTCTCTCGGCGTTTTGCTGTACACTCTGCTGTTCAGTGAGAACCCTTTCTGTGACGTGGGAGAGATCCTGGATGCCAAATTAAAACCACCATTCTCCATTTCTCCAG AGCTGCATGGTGTGTTATCTGGACTGCTGCACCGTAATCCCACAAAGAGGATGACTTTAGACCATCTCCTGTTGGAGCCCTGGATCAGTCAGCCCATTTCTCTGGCGGAGTACAGCTGGACTGAGGTGGTTCCTGAAACTGCAAGCTTCT GTGCACCACAGCATCAAGAATCCAGTCCAAAGGCGTTCAAAAGAACAAACTTATTCCCAGATCACGGAGAGGAGACGCTGcctgaggatgaagaggaggaagatgaggatgaGAGGTTGTCAATGGTGGCACTAGAAACTGAGCTCCAGAAATACCTATGTGAAGATTAA